ATCCGATCGGGAACATGCTGCATCTGGCGGGGATCGCCATCCTGATGGCGCTTGGCCTGCCGGTGATGCTGGTCGAGCTGATGGCCGACAGCCTGACCCTCTGGCCCCCTGCAAGCCTGCCGGCGGCAGACGGGCTGGCGATGGCCGTGGTGCGGATCGTCGCCGACAGCTTCTGGCTGGCGATGCTGCTGGCGGCACCCTTCACCCTGGGCGGGTTCCTGTATCAGTCGCTGTCGGCGGTCATCAACCGGGTGATGCCGGCGCTGCCGGTGGTCTTCATCGGGGCGCCAGCCTCGATCCTGCTGGCACTGGCGGCACTGGTGGTCCTGGCGCCCCTGCTGCTGGGCATCTGGGCGGATGCGGTGCTGGGCTTCATGCTGCCGCCGATCCCGTAGGTCCGATCCAATGAGCGAGAACAGCGACAAGCCCTTCGAGGCGACCGAGCAGAAACTGCGGCAGGCCCGCGACAAGGGGGACATCCCCCGCTCGACCGAACTGAACGCCGCCATGATGTATCTGGGTGCGGCACTGGCCGGAATGTTGGCTGTAGCACTGGCCATCCGGCAGTGGATGTCCCTGGCCGCCCGCGCCATGGGTGCCGAGGGTTGGAGCCCCGGGGGGACCGCCCCGCTGGCCCGCGCCTTGGGGGGCTATGCGGCGCTGGCGACCGTGGCGCTGGCGATGATCCTTGTCGTCGCCATCCTGCTGGGGCTGGTGGCGACCCGCGGCCTGATCTTTTCGCCGCAGAAGCTGACACCGGACTTCAAGCGCATCAACATCGTCAAGAATGCGGGCCAGAAGTTCGGGGCGAACGGGCTGGTCACCTTTGCGCTGTCCTTGGGAAAGGCGGGGCTGGTCTGTCTGGGCGGCTGGATGCTGTTCATGTCGCTGCTGGACCGGATCGGTGCCTCGGCCATGGCCGAGGGGCAGTGGGTCGCGGGACTTGTCACGATCCTGGGCCAGGTGCTGGTGCTGGGGCTGGCGATCTCGATCCTGTTCACGCTGCCGGACATGCTGTGGAAATGGGTCGACCATCGTCGCAAGAACCGCATGAGCCACAGGGAGATGCAGGACGAGCACAAGGATTCCGAAGGCGATCCGCATCTGAAGGCCGCGCGGCGCCAGCGTGCCGTGGACCTGGCGATGAAGCAGATGCTGACCGACGTGGCGGGGGCGGATGTGGTGATCGTGAACCCGACGCATTATGCGGTCGCCCTGCAATGGAAGCGCGGGTCCGGGCGGGCGCCGGTCTGCGTGGCCAAGGGCACGGACGAGGTCGCGGCCCGCATCCGCGCCCGGGCGGTCAAGGAGGGGGTGCCCATCTGGTCCGATCCGCCCTGCGCCCGTGCGATCCATGCCCAAGTCAAGGTCGGGCAGGAGATCCGGCGCGACCATTTCGCCGCCGCCGCCGCCGCGATCCGCTTTGCCGAGAGGATGCGCCAGAAGGCGAGGGCGGGATGGTAGACCGGATCGCCCAGTTGCAGCAGCTGGAGCGGATCGCCCGGCTGAGGGCCGAGCGAGAGCTGAAAAGCTTTGCCGCCTTCAACGCGCATATGATCCGCGCCCGCCAGCACGCGGACGGATTGCGGATGGCCTTGGCGCAAAGCTATGACAGCACCGCGCCACTGACCCTGCCCGAGGCGCGGCTGGCCAATGCCCAGGCCGGGCGGGCCGCGCGCGAGCTGCGCCATGCGGATCAGGAACTGCAGCGTCTGGCTCCGAAATTCGAGGTCGCGCGTCAGCAGGCCGCCCGGGAATTCGGGCGGGCGGAGGTGCTGGCAGGCCTGCGGCAGGACATGGTGCAGCGCCGCGGGCAGGGCGGAGGGTAGAATCGCGCCGGGCGGTTGGACAGCCTCGTGCGGGAATGCTAGGCAGAACGGCCAGTCACCGAGGGAAGCCATGCTGCACAGCGATCCGACCACCGAAACGCCCCGCGACATCTGGACCGCCGAGGCCGCGCGCCGGCTGTTCGACCAGCCGCTGATGGACCTGCTGTATCAGGCGCAGACGGTGCATCGGCAGCATTTCGACCCCAACCGCGTGCAGATGAGCCGGCTTCTGTCGATCAAGACCGGCGGCTGCCCCGAGGATTGTTCCTATTGCAGCCAGTCGGCCCGCCACGCTTCGGGCCTGTCGGCCTCGAAGCTGCTGGAGGTCGAGCGGGTGCTGACCGAGGCGCGCCGCGCGCGGGATGCCGGGGCCACGCGCTATTGCATGGGAGCCGCCTGGCGCAGTCCGAAGGAACGGGACATGCCGCAGATCGTGGCCATGATCGAGGGCGTGCGCGCCCTGGGGATGGAGACCTGCATGACGCTTGGCATGCTGGACGGCCATCAGTCGCGTCAGCTGGCCGAGGCCGGGCTGGATTACTACAACCACAATATCGACACCTCCGAGGCGCATTACGGCAATGTGATCACAACGCGCACCTTCGCTGACCGGCTGGAGACGCTGGCCCGCGTGCGCGAGGCGGGCATCAAGGTCTGCTCGGGCGGGATCCTGGGACTGGGCGAGGGGACGCAGGACCGCGTCGACATGCTGGTGACGCTGGCCAACCTGCCCGAGCCGCCCGACAGCGTGCCCATCAACATGCTGATTCCGGTCGAGGGGACGCCGATGGCCGATGCCGCTCCGGTCGATCCGATCGATTTCGTGCGCACCATCGCCGCCGCGCGGATCATGATGCCGCAGAGCCATGTGCGGCTGTCGGCGGGACGCACGGCGATGTCCGAGGAATTGCAGGCGATGTGCTTTTTGGCGGGAGCCAACTCGATCTTCGTGGGGGACACTCTGCTGACCAAGGACAACCCTTCGGAGGACAGCGACATGCGGCTGTTCGCCAAGCTGGGAATCCAGCCGATGCAGGCGCATGAGCATCAGCCGGCGCCCAAGGCGGCGCGGGATCCGGCAGTTCCGATCCTGCGCTGAGCGACCGGGGGTTTCACCCCCGGACCCCCAGGATATTTCGGTGAAGAAGAAGGGGCAGGGCATCGTGGACCGGCTGGCGTTCTATCGGCAGGATCTGGGCGCGCTGGCGGCTGCGGCGCGGCTGCGGGGGCTGATCCCCCGGCGGGGTGTGGATTTTTCGTCCAACGATTACCTTGGCTTGGCGCAGTCCGCGCGGTTGCGGGCGGCTGTCGCCGGGGCGCTGGAGCGGGGGGTGCCGGTGGGGGCTGCGGGATCGCGGCTGTTGCGGGGGGAGACCGAGGATCAGGCGGCGTTCGAGGCGGCGGCGGCGGGGTTCTTCGGGGCCGAGGCGACGCTGGGGTTCGGCGGGGGATATGTCGCCAACTTCGCTGTGATCACAACGCTGCCGCAACGGGGGGATCTGCTGCTGATGGATGCCCTGTCGCATGCCAGCACCCATGAGGGCGCGCGGGCGGGACGGGCTCAGGTGGCGACCTTCCGGCATGGCGATGCGGGGCATGCGGAGGATGTGATCACGACCTGGCGGCGCGGCGGCGGGACCGGGGCGGTGTGGATCGCGGTCGAGAGCCTGTACAGCATGGATGGCGACCGCGCGCCTTTGGACGATCTGATGGGTCTGGCGGATGCGCATGGGTTCCTGATGGTGGACGAGGCGCATGCGACGGGCGTCTTCGGCCCCGGGGCCGGGGCTTGGCGCATCACCTGGAGGGGCGCGACAATGTCGTGACGCTGCATACCCTGGGCAAGGCTCTGGGCGGGTCGGGCGCGCTGATCTGCGGCGCACGGGTGCTGATCGATTTCCTGGTAAACCGGTGTCGGCCCTTCATTTTCGCGACCGCCCCCTCGCCCCTGATGGCGGTGGCGGGGCAGGAGGCGCTGGCGATCCTCGAGGACGAGCCGTGGCGGCAGGCGGCGCTGCAGGAGCGCGTGGCCCTGTTCGGGGCCGAGATGGGGCGGCGCCTGCCGCAGGTGCCCTTGAGCGGCAGCCAGATCGTGCCGCTGATCGTGGGACCCGACGCCGCGACGATGGCGCTGGCGGCGCAGGTGCAGGCGCGGGGCCTGGATGTGCGGGGGATCCGGCCGCCGACCGTGCCCGAGGGGACCTCGCGCTTGCGGGTGTCGTTGACGCTGAATGCCTCGGAGGCGGAGGTGATCCGCCTGGCCGAGGTGCTGGAGGAGCTATGGCCCGATTTGTGATCACAGGCACCGGGACGGATGTCGGCAAGACGGTCTTCGCGGCCGGTCTGTGCGGCCTGACCGGCGCGGCCTACTGGAAGCCTGTGCAGTCCGGGCTGGCAGGGAATGTGCCGAATGCGGCCCTCACCGGGGATGCACCGGGGCAGCACGGCACGTGCACAGGGCGTACACCGACAACGCGCGGTCGATTGACGGATGTTGCGCAGCCGGGCAGCGACCGGGCCGAAGTCGAACGGCTGTCGGGCGCGCCGACCCATCCCGAGGCGGTGATGCTGCGCGAGCCCCTGTCGCCGCACCGGGCCGCCGAGCTGGAGGGGGTGGCGATCGACGCCGATGCGCTGACCCCGCCGCCCGGCGACCGGCTGGTGATCGAGGGGGCGGGGGGTGTCCTGGTGCCGGTGACCCGGAAGGTGCTGTTCGCGGACCTGTTCGCGCGCTGGCAGATCCCGGTGGTGCTGGTCTGCGCCACCGGGCTGGGCACGATCAGCCACAGCCTGAGCGCGATCGAGGCGCTGCGGGCGCGGGGCGTGCCGATCCACGGGGTGGCCTTCGCGGGTGATCCGAACGCTGACAACATGGCGACCATCGGGCAGATCGGCCGGGTCCGCGTGCTGGGGCGGCTGCCGCATCTGGCGCGGCTGGACCGGGCCGCGCTGGCGCAGGCGATGCGTGACAATTTCCGGGCGGAGGATTTCGCATGAGTGCGGTGTGGCATCCCTTCTTCCAGCATGCGACCGAGCCTGCGCCGCCCCGGGCCACGGGGTCGCGGGGCGCCTATATCCAGACCGACCGGGGCCCGCTGCTGGATGCGATCAGCAGCTGGTGGGTGGTCACGCATGGCCACAACCAGCCCGAGATCGTCGAGGCGATCCGCGAGACGGCGGGGACCCTGGATCAGGTGATCTTCGCCGGGCTGACCCATGCGCCTGCCGAGGAACTGGCCGAGGCCTTGATCGAGATGGCGCCTGCGGGGCTGAAGCACGTCTTCTACAGCGACAGCGGGTCCACCGCCGTCGAGGTCGCGCTGAAGATGGCGCTTGGATACTGGCGCCACGAGGGCGACGGGCGACACCGGATCGCGGTGATGATGGACAGCTATCACGGCGACACCATCGGCACGATGAGCATGGGTGAGCGGGGGGTGTTCAACGCCGCCTATGATCCGCTGATGTTCGCAGTGGATCGGCTGCCCTTCCCCTCGGGCGACGGGGCGGCGGCGCTGGCGGCCTTCGAGGATCTGGCCGCGTCGGGGCGGATGGCGGCGCTGATCCTGGAGCCTCTGGTGCTGGGCGCGGGGGGGATGCGGATGTATCGCCCCGAGGTCCTGGCCGGGCTGCGGGCGATCTGCGACCGGCATGACGTGCTGATGATCGCCGACGAGGTGATGACCGGATGGGGCCGCACGGGGCGGCTGTGGGCCTGCGATCATGCGGGGGTGGCGCCCGATATCCTGTGCACCTCGAAGGGGTTGACCGGGGGGGTGATGCCCTTGGCCGCGACGCTGGCGACGGCGCGGATCTTCGAGGCGCATCGCTCGGTGGACCGGCGGCGGACGTTCTATCATTCCTCCAGCTACACGGCGAACCCGATCGCCTGCGCGGCGGCGCTGGCGCAGGTGCGGCTGTGGCAGGCCAGCCCCATGCAGGCACGGCTGGAGGCCCTGGGCGCGATGCAGGCCGAGCGGCTGGCGGCGCTGGCCGGGGACGCGCGCTTCACCAATCCGCGTCGCTGCGGGACCATCGCGGCGCTGGATCTGGTGGTGCCCGAGGGCGGCTATCTGTCCGAGGTCGGGCCGCGGATGCGGGCGCATGTCATGGCCGAGGGGGTGCTGCTGCGGCCCTTGGGCAACACGGTCTATGTGCTGCCGCCCTATGGCGTGACCGGGGCGGATCTGGATCTGGCTTGGGGGGCCGTGGCCTCATTCGAGGTCTAGATCGACCCAGACCAGCTTGCGATGCGAGGCCAGCGCCACGGATCCCGCCAGCGGGTCGCCCGGGGCGGGCCAGAGGACGCCCGCATCGATGACGCGCAGGCCCTGCGCGGGCAGGATGTAGTCCAAGCGCAGGTTGCCGGGGGGGCGGTCGTATTCCGCCGTGTCCAGCGCCGGATCGCCCTGATGGTCGGCATTGGGACCGGTCTGGGGCGGCTGCCACGCGCCGCGCGGTTCGGGGTCCTGTGTCACCGCAAGCAGGGCCGCAAGCGCTGCGGGATCGCCGTCGCCATCCACGGGATCGAGGTTCAGGTTGCCGATCACCGCGAAGGGGGCGCCCGGCAGGTGGTCCAGCCAGAAGGCGGCCTCGTCATGGTTGCGGGCGATGTTGCGGGGCTCGAAGGCCGGGGGGGTGGCGGCCATGGCCAGCAGGTGCAGCGGGCCCGCGGGCGTGGTGAGGGCGATGTCCCAATGCGCGGACGAGGACAGGCGCTGCACATCCCCATGGGGGCCGTCGGGCATCCGGTGGCCGGGCATGTCGCGCCAGAGCGTCGTTGTGTGGTCGGTGACGCTGGCGATGGGCAGGCGCGACAGGAGCGCCAACCCCGACTGCCCGGTGAAGGCGCCATAGCCCTGAGCGTCGCGGGGCTGGCCCGCGCGCCCGTCGCCATCCAGGTCGCGGCCGGTCTGGACCCCTCGGTTCGGGGGGCCGGCATGGCGGTGGGGCAGGGGGTGGCCCTGGTCCGCCAGCAGATCGGCAAAGGCCGCCAGCGCGCGGCCGTCCAGATCCCAGTCCAGGCCGGTGAGCAGGATCGCGTCGGGGCGCATCGCCGCGATGACCCGGGCAGCCGCCAACACCTGCGGGTCGTCGCGGGCGATGTCGCGCAGAAGCAGCCCCGGCCCGTCGCGGGTCAGGCCGGGATCCCAAGTGGCCAGGCGCAGGGTCTGGCCCTGGGCCGGGGCGGCCAGCATCAGGGCAAGGGCAAGCGCCCTCAGATCCAAGGGCGGGCCTGGGCCATCCCGTCCTCGAACCGGTCGATGGCGGGGGCCTTTTCCATCGTCAGGCCGATGTCGTCCAACCCGTTCATCAGGCAGTGCTTGCGGAAGGCGTCGACGTCGAAGCCGTAGCTGGTGCCGTCCGAGGCGGTGACGGTCTGCGTCTCCAGATCGACGGTGATGCGGGCATTGGCGCCGCGTTCGGCATCCTCCATCAGCGCATCGACCGCCTCCTGCGGCAGCACCACAGGAAGAATGCCGTTCTTGAAGCAGTTGTTGAAGAAGATGTCGGCGAAGCTGGTCGAGATCACGCAGCGGATGCCGAAGTCCAGAAGCGCCCAGGGGGCGTGCTCGCGCGACGATCCGCAGCCGAAATTGTCGCCCGCGATCAGGATCTGCGCGTCGCGCCAGGCGGGCTTGTTCAGCACGAAATCGGGGATCTCGGCGCCCGCGCGGTCATAGCGCATCTCGTCGAACAGGTTCACGCCCAGGCCCGAGCGCTTGATGGTCTTCAGGAACTGCTTGGGGATGATCATGTCGGTGTCGATATTGACCAGCGGCATGGGGGCCGCGATTCCGGTCAGGCGGGTGAATTTTTCCATGGGTCCTCGTGTCTGGATTGCATTCGGGCTAAACTGACCCGTGTGAAAATCGGGGGGTGACGGCGTGACG
Above is a window of Paracoccus liaowanqingii DNA encoding:
- a CDS encoding flagellar biosynthetic protein FliR; translated protein: MMWDQLQAIFPGLEWSLVLVYVRLQACILVLPGLGERVITGRVKVAVALALTPLLSGLAPAIQIPLQPLGLVRQVGIEMLLGLAAGTMLRLLALAIDIATTAIAATASLSQIMGVQNEMSPHPIGNMLHLAGIAILMALGLPVMLVELMADSLTLWPPASLPAADGLAMAVVRIVADSFWLAMLLAAPFTLGGFLYQSLSAVINRVMPALPVVFIGAPASILLALAALVVLAPLLLGIWADAVLGFMLPPIP
- the flhB gene encoding flagellar type III secretion system protein FlhB; translation: MSENSDKPFEATEQKLRQARDKGDIPRSTELNAAMMYLGAALAGMLAVALAIRQWMSLAARAMGAEGWSPGGTAPLARALGGYAALATVALAMILVVAILLGLVATRGLIFSPQKLTPDFKRINIVKNAGQKFGANGLVTFALSLGKAGLVCLGGWMLFMSLLDRIGASAMAEGQWVAGLVTILGQVLVLGLAISILFTLPDMLWKWVDHRRKNRMSHREMQDEHKDSEGDPHLKAARRQRAVDLAMKQMLTDVAGADVVIVNPTHYAVALQWKRGSGRAPVCVAKGTDEVAARIRARAVKEGVPIWSDPPCARAIHAQVKVGQEIRRDHFAAAAAAIRFAERMRQKARAGW
- the bioB gene encoding biotin synthase BioB, with protein sequence MLHSDPTTETPRDIWTAEAARRLFDQPLMDLLYQAQTVHRQHFDPNRVQMSRLLSIKTGGCPEDCSYCSQSARHASGLSASKLLEVERVLTEARRARDAGATRYCMGAAWRSPKERDMPQIVAMIEGVRALGMETCMTLGMLDGHQSRQLAEAGLDYYNHNIDTSEAHYGNVITTRTFADRLETLARVREAGIKVCSGGILGLGEGTQDRVDMLVTLANLPEPPDSVPINMLIPVEGTPMADAAPVDPIDFVRTIAAARIMMPQSHVRLSAGRTAMSEELQAMCFLAGANSIFVGDTLLTKDNPSEDSDMRLFAKLGIQPMQAHEHQPAPKAARDPAVPILR
- a CDS encoding aminotransferase class I/II-fold pyridoxal phosphate-dependent enzyme, with amino-acid sequence MKKKGQGIVDRLAFYRQDLGALAAAARLRGLIPRRGVDFSSNDYLGLAQSARLRAAVAGALERGVPVGAAGSRLLRGETEDQAAFEAAAAGFFGAEATLGFGGGYVANFAVITTLPQRGDLLLMDALSHASTHEGARAGRAQVATFRHGDAGHAEDVITTWRRGGGTGAVWIAVESLYSMDGDRAPLDDLMGLADAHGFLMVDEAHATGVFGPGAGAWRITWRGATMS
- a CDS encoding aminotransferase class I/II-fold pyridoxal phosphate-dependent enzyme is translated as MAHHLEGRDNVVTLHTLGKALGGSGALICGARVLIDFLVNRCRPFIFATAPSPLMAVAGQEALAILEDEPWRQAALQERVALFGAEMGRRLPQVPLSGSQIVPLIVGPDAATMALAAQVQARGLDVRGIRPPTVPEGTSRLRVSLTLNASEAEVIRLAEVLEELWPDL
- the bioD gene encoding ATP-dependent dethiobiotin synthetase BioD — protein: MARFVITGTGTDVGKTVFAAGLCGLTGAAYWKPVQSGLAGNVPNAALTGDAPGQHGTCTGRTPTTRGRLTDVAQPGSDRAEVERLSGAPTHPEAVMLREPLSPHRAAELEGVAIDADALTPPPGDRLVIEGAGGVLVPVTRKVLFADLFARWQIPVVLVCATGLGTISHSLSAIEALRARGVPIHGVAFAGDPNADNMATIGQIGRVRVLGRLPHLARLDRAALAQAMRDNFRAEDFA
- a CDS encoding adenosylmethionine--8-amino-7-oxononanoate transaminase; translated protein: MSAVWHPFFQHATEPAPPRATGSRGAYIQTDRGPLLDAISSWWVVTHGHNQPEIVEAIRETAGTLDQVIFAGLTHAPAEELAEALIEMAPAGLKHVFYSDSGSTAVEVALKMALGYWRHEGDGRHRIAVMMDSYHGDTIGTMSMGERGVFNAAYDPLMFAVDRLPFPSGDGAAALAAFEDLAASGRMAALILEPLVLGAGGMRMYRPEVLAGLRAICDRHDVLMIADEVMTGWGRTGRLWACDHAGVAPDILCTSKGLTGGVMPLAATLATARIFEAHRSVDRRRTFYHSSSYTANPIACAAALAQVRLWQASPMQARLEALGAMQAERLAALAGDARFTNPRRCGTIAALDLVVPEGGYLSEVGPRMRAHVMAEGVLLRPLGNTVYVLPPYGVTGADLDLAWGAVASFEV
- a CDS encoding endonuclease/exonuclease/phosphatase family protein, which translates into the protein MDLRALALALMLAAPAQGQTLRLATWDPGLTRDGPGLLLRDIARDDPQVLAAARVIAAMRPDAILLTGLDWDLDGRALAAFADLLADQGHPLPHRHAGPPNRGVQTGRDLDGDGRAGQPRDAQGYGAFTGQSGLALLSRLPIASVTDHTTTLWRDMPGHRMPDGPHGDVQRLSSSAHWDIALTTPAGPLHLLAMAATPPAFEPRNIARNHDEAAFWLDHLPGAPFAVIGNLNLDPVDGDGDPAALAALLAVTQDPEPRGAWQPPQTGPNADHQGDPALDTAEYDRPPGNLRLDYILPAQGLRVIDAGVLWPAPGDPLAGSVALASHRKLVWVDLDLE
- the leuD gene encoding 3-isopropylmalate dehydratase small subunit is translated as MEKFTRLTGIAAPMPLVNIDTDMIIPKQFLKTIKRSGLGVNLFDEMRYDRAGAEIPDFVLNKPAWRDAQILIAGDNFGCGSSREHAPWALLDFGIRCVISTSFADIFFNNCFKNGILPVVLPQEAVDALMEDAERGANARITVDLETQTVTASDGTSYGFDVDAFRKHCLMNGLDDIGLTMEKAPAIDRFEDGMAQARPWI